Proteins encoded together in one Marinobacter sp. Arc7-DN-1 window:
- the glnL gene encoding nitrogen regulation protein NR(II), with amino-acid sequence MALPLAHAIGYRSILDSLTTAVLVLEDNLNIRYLNPSAESLFETSMTRSHGQPFRDILVDSEDALKTLFAAVDNGQSYTRREAEFLLTSGLRLTVDYSVTPISLDPTELLIEIQPRDRLLRISREEDIISQQETTRILVRGMAHEIKNPLGGIRGAAQLLDRELNSEDQREYTRVIIDEADRLRSLVDRMLGPNKALKLAPTNIHEVLERVGTLLEAESKGRLHFSRDYDPSIPEFRGDKEQLIQAFLNIARNAMEAAFENQGGQSREEPPTITFRTRTLRQFTIGHRRHRLVCRIDVIDNGPGIPPELLQNIFYPMISGRASGTGLGLSITQSIIGQHHGLVECESEPGRTDFIIFLPLEDTP; translated from the coding sequence ATGGCACTGCCTTTGGCCCACGCAATCGGATACAGAAGCATTCTCGACAGCCTCACCACGGCTGTCCTGGTGCTGGAAGATAACCTGAACATACGATATCTCAATCCGTCCGCCGAAAGCCTGTTCGAAACCAGCATGACACGCAGCCACGGTCAGCCTTTCCGCGACATCCTTGTCGATTCCGAAGATGCCCTGAAAACATTGTTTGCCGCCGTGGACAACGGCCAGTCCTACACCCGCCGTGAGGCCGAATTCCTGTTAACCAGCGGCTTACGCCTCACCGTGGATTACTCAGTCACCCCAATCAGTCTGGATCCGACCGAATTACTGATCGAAATCCAGCCAAGGGACCGGCTACTGAGGATCAGCCGTGAAGAGGACATCATCTCCCAGCAGGAAACCACCCGCATTCTGGTCCGGGGTATGGCCCACGAGATCAAGAATCCGCTTGGGGGAATCCGTGGCGCCGCCCAGCTTCTGGACCGTGAGCTCAACAGCGAGGATCAGCGCGAGTACACCCGGGTAATCATTGATGAGGCTGACCGCCTGAGAAGCCTCGTAGACCGGATGCTAGGCCCGAACAAGGCACTCAAACTGGCACCGACGAACATCCATGAGGTGCTGGAACGGGTAGGCACCCTCCTGGAAGCCGAGAGCAAAGGCCGCCTCCATTTCAGCCGGGACTACGACCCCAGCATTCCCGAGTTCCGGGGCGACAAGGAGCAGCTGATTCAGGCGTTCCTGAACATTGCCCGCAATGCCATGGAGGCCGCCTTTGAAAACCAGGGCGGCCAAAGCCGCGAAGAGCCGCCAACCATTACCTTCCGGACCCGCACTCTGCGGCAGTTTACGATTGGCCATCGGCGCCATCGCCTGGTGTGCCGGATAGACGTTATAGATAACGGCCCGGGCATTCCGCCGGAGCTGCTGCAGAACATTTTCTATCCGATGATCAGCGGTCGTGCCAGCGGCACAGGCCTGGGCCTTTCCATTACCCAGAGCATCATCGGGCAACACCATGGACTGGTTGAATGCGAGAGCGAACCAGGACGAACCGACTTCATCATCTTCCTGCCCCTGGAGGACACCCCATGA
- the glnA gene encoding glutamate--ammonia ligase has protein sequence MSKTVDLIKEHEVKWVDLRFTDSRGKEQHVTLPATEVDEDFFADGKMFDGSSIAGWKGINESDMILMPDDATSVLDPFTEETTVNITCNIVEPSTMQGYERDPRSVARRAEEYLKSTGIADGALFGPEPEFFVFDSVKWSVDMQGSSYHIHSEEAAWVSGEDFDRNNIGHRPGVKGGYFPVPPVDSLHDLRGAMCAAMESMGLEIEVHHHEVGTAGQCEIGVGANTLTRKADEVQILKYCVHNVAHAYGKTATFMPKPVVGDNGSGMHVHMSLSKDGKNLFAGDSYAGLSEAALYYVGGVIKHAKAINAFTNPATNSYKRLVPGYEAPVMLAYSARNRSASIRIPYVNSPKARRIEVRFPDPAANPYLAFAALMMAGLDGIQNKIHPGDAMDKDLYDLPKEEALSIPKVAETLSEALDCLEADHEFLTRGGVFTEDMIAGYIDLKRGEVEKLNMTTHPVEFELYYSC, from the coding sequence ATGTCCAAGACAGTTGATTTGATCAAAGAACACGAAGTCAAATGGGTTGACCTGCGCTTTACTGACAGCCGCGGTAAAGAGCAGCACGTGACGCTGCCCGCCACCGAAGTAGATGAAGACTTTTTCGCAGACGGCAAAATGTTTGACGGCTCCTCCATTGCCGGCTGGAAAGGCATCAACGAATCCGACATGATCCTGATGCCGGACGACGCGACCTCTGTACTCGATCCGTTCACTGAAGAAACCACCGTTAACATCACCTGCAACATCGTAGAGCCTTCTACCATGCAGGGTTATGAGCGCGATCCGCGCTCCGTTGCCCGTCGTGCCGAGGAATACCTGAAGTCCACCGGCATCGCCGATGGCGCCCTGTTCGGCCCGGAGCCGGAGTTCTTTGTCTTTGATTCCGTTAAATGGAGCGTCGACATGCAAGGCTCTTCATACCACATTCATTCTGAAGAGGCCGCCTGGGTATCCGGCGAAGACTTCGACCGCAACAACATCGGCCACCGCCCGGGGGTCAAAGGCGGCTATTTCCCGGTTCCGCCGGTTGACAGCCTGCATGATCTGCGTGGCGCCATGTGTGCGGCCATGGAATCCATGGGTCTGGAAATTGAAGTTCACCACCACGAAGTGGGCACTGCTGGCCAGTGTGAAATCGGCGTTGGCGCCAACACCCTGACCCGCAAGGCTGACGAAGTTCAAATCCTCAAGTACTGCGTACACAATGTGGCGCACGCTTATGGCAAAACAGCCACCTTCATGCCCAAGCCGGTAGTTGGTGATAACGGTTCCGGCATGCACGTACACATGTCACTGAGCAAAGACGGCAAAAACCTGTTCGCAGGCGACAGCTATGCCGGCCTGAGCGAAGCCGCCCTGTACTACGTTGGTGGTGTTATCAAGCACGCCAAGGCCATCAACGCCTTCACCAACCCGGCAACCAACAGCTACAAGCGCCTGGTTCCGGGCTACGAAGCACCGGTCATGCTGGCATACTCCGCCCGTAACCGTTCGGCCTCCATCCGAATCCCTTACGTGAACAGCCCGAAAGCGCGTCGTATTGAAGTTCGCTTCCCTGATCCGGCTGCCAACCCGTACCTGGCTTTCGCTGCCCTGATGATGGCCGGCCTGGACGGCATCCAGAACAAGATCCACCCTGGCGATGCCATGGACAAGGATCTGTACGATCTGCCCAAAGAAGAGGCCCTGAGCATTCCGAAGGTTGCCGAAACCCTGTCTGAAGCTCTGGATTGCCTGGAAGCGGACCACGAGTTCCTGACCCGCGGAGGCGTGTTCACTGAAGACATGATTGCCGGCTATATTGATCTGAAGCGCGGTGAAGTTGAGAAGCTGAACATGACCACTCATCCGGTTGAGTTCGAGCTGTACTACTCCTGCTAA
- a CDS encoding DUF4124 domain-containing protein — translation MNPKSGLVAGLLFALAVPASAEVYRNVDAYGNVTFSDEPSEGAEAVEVKPVTTITLPKPEVVQETKKLREEVQREGAAYESVSFVYPDNDQAFYSGSGDIQFEVRSTPGLRPGHKYEVTLDGQPVGQSTSGSVTVSNVYRGTHQARVHIVDENGVQVKTGTSISFTVHRPSVAN, via the coding sequence ATGAATCCGAAGTCTGGATTGGTTGCCGGCCTACTGTTTGCTCTGGCGGTCCCGGCCTCCGCCGAGGTCTACCGCAACGTCGATGCCTACGGCAACGTTACGTTCTCCGATGAGCCGAGCGAAGGCGCTGAAGCCGTAGAGGTCAAACCGGTTACTACGATCACTCTGCCGAAGCCCGAGGTGGTTCAGGAAACCAAGAAGCTTCGTGAAGAGGTTCAGAGGGAGGGTGCAGCGTACGAGAGCGTCTCCTTTGTGTATCCGGATAACGACCAGGCCTTCTACAGTGGTAGCGGTGATATCCAGTTCGAGGTTCGCAGCACGCCGGGCCTGCGGCCTGGTCACAAGTATGAAGTAACCCTTGATGGCCAGCCGGTTGGCCAGAGCACTTCCGGTTCGGTTACCGTCAGCAACGTCTATCGTGGCACCCACCAGGCCCGAGTGCACATCGTGGATGAAAACGGCGTACAGGTAAAAACCGGTACGTCCATTTCCTTCACCGTTCACCGCCCCTCCGTGGCAAACTAG
- the ntrC gene encoding nitrogen regulation protein NR(I) yields the protein MSQPANVWIIDDDRSIRWVLERALNQAGMQPRVFDSGESIMMRLEHEQPDAIVSDIRMPGVDGITLLSQIVDVHPDVPVIIMTAHSDLESAVTSYQTGAFEYLPKPFDVDDAVALVKRAVAHSHEKRASAEPPAESAQRAAEIIGEAPAMQEVFRAVGRLSHSNITVLINGESGTGKELVAQALHNHSPRAKHPFIALNMAAIPKDLIESELFGHEKGAFTGAGAARQGRFEQANGGTLFLDEIGDMPADTQTRLLRVLADGEFYRVGGTTPIKVDVRIIAATHQDLEKLVQAGSFREDLFHRLNVIRVHLPKLAERREDIPRLMQHFLKRAAKELAVEPKILRPEAEEYLTTLPWPGNVRQLENTCRWLTVMASGREIHIDDLPPELLHQAEAPATGATWQEGLKNWAEQELKRGKKGILDSAVPEFERIMIETALKHTGGRRRDASILLGWGRNTLTRKINELGMDHPEHEDD from the coding sequence ATGAGCCAACCGGCAAACGTCTGGATCATCGACGACGACCGCAGTATTCGCTGGGTGCTGGAGCGCGCCCTTAACCAGGCCGGTATGCAGCCCCGCGTTTTCGACAGTGGCGAAAGCATCATGATGCGGCTGGAACACGAGCAGCCGGATGCCATCGTCAGCGATATCCGGATGCCCGGCGTTGACGGCATCACCCTGCTTTCCCAGATCGTGGATGTCCATCCGGACGTGCCCGTGATCATCATGACCGCCCACTCTGACCTGGAAAGCGCCGTCACCAGTTACCAGACCGGGGCCTTTGAATATCTTCCCAAGCCGTTCGATGTGGACGATGCCGTGGCACTGGTCAAACGTGCTGTTGCCCACAGCCACGAAAAACGTGCCAGCGCCGAACCGCCGGCGGAAAGCGCCCAGCGCGCCGCCGAAATCATCGGTGAAGCGCCAGCGATGCAGGAAGTTTTCCGGGCCGTTGGCCGGCTGTCCCATTCCAACATCACCGTACTGATCAATGGCGAAAGCGGCACCGGCAAGGAACTGGTGGCCCAGGCGCTGCACAACCACAGCCCCCGAGCCAAACACCCGTTCATTGCCCTGAACATGGCCGCCATCCCGAAGGACCTGATTGAATCCGAACTGTTCGGCCACGAGAAAGGTGCTTTTACCGGCGCCGGTGCCGCCCGCCAGGGCCGCTTTGAACAAGCCAATGGCGGCACCCTGTTCCTGGATGAAATCGGGGACATGCCCGCCGATACCCAGACCCGCCTGCTGCGGGTACTGGCCGATGGCGAGTTCTATCGGGTTGGCGGCACCACCCCGATCAAGGTGGATGTCCGGATCATCGCCGCCACGCATCAGGACCTGGAAAAGCTGGTTCAGGCCGGCAGCTTCCGGGAAGACCTTTTCCACCGCCTCAACGTTATCCGCGTGCATCTGCCAAAACTCGCGGAACGGCGGGAAGACATCCCCCGGTTGATGCAGCACTTCCTGAAAAGGGCCGCCAAGGAACTGGCCGTGGAGCCGAAAATCCTGCGCCCCGAAGCGGAGGAATACCTCACCACCCTGCCCTGGCCCGGTAACGTCCGCCAGTTGGAGAACACCTGTCGGTGGCTGACTGTCATGGCCAGCGGCCGGGAAATCCACATTGATGACCTGCCCCCGGAACTGCTGCACCAGGCAGAGGCACCCGCCACCGGGGCTACCTGGCAGGAGGGCCTGAAAAACTGGGCGGAACAGGAGCTTAAACGGGGCAAGAAAGGCATTCTCGACAGCGCTGTTCCGGAGTTCGAGAGAATCATGATCGAAACCGCGCTGAAGCACACCGGCGGCCGGCGCCGGGATGCGTCAATCCTGCTGGGTTGGGGCCGGAATACGCTGACCCGGAAGATCAATGAACTGGGGATGGATCACCCGGAGCATGAGGACGATTGA